A genomic region of Catalinimonas niigatensis contains the following coding sequences:
- a CDS encoding polysaccharide pyruvyl transferase family protein, which translates to MRHKDFTRRAWLKKSGLLAGTALLSPPVSAMFRHLLKDKTILLHSGWQTVNIGDIGHTPGLIKVLQDFSPDTQVMLWPKSRLDRGAEAMLRKGFPKLIIVNGELNEQYQPSNPELKDAFAKADFMLHGSGPSVVGHLGLHSWRKATGKPYGLYGVTIQDIDPDLENLLKDAAFIYTRETHSLDRLAEKGIQGEHTGFTPDATFAMHLLDEQKAQKFLQQHKLQERQFICVIPRLRKTPYFKIYPDSGWSQQAIDEVNALNEKHKEKDHAKAREAMITYVRETGNKVLVCPEMTYQLDIMDELLIDPLPEDVRKNIVKRDTYWLPDEASAIYKHALAVVSFECHSPIMAFVNGTPAFYLRQPEDTIKGQMWYDIGVDDWVFEIEETQGKDITKQLMKVHADFESAHAYLQKAMNFVRQRHQQTMQFANQSFLKT; encoded by the coding sequence ATGAGGCATAAAGACTTTACGCGAAGAGCATGGCTAAAAAAGTCGGGACTGCTGGCAGGGACAGCATTGCTGAGTCCTCCCGTGTCGGCTATGTTTCGTCACCTGCTCAAAGACAAAACCATCCTGCTTCACTCCGGCTGGCAAACGGTCAATATCGGGGATATCGGTCATACACCCGGACTGATCAAGGTATTGCAGGATTTTTCTCCCGATACCCAGGTGATGCTATGGCCCAAAAGCAGGCTGGATCGTGGAGCAGAAGCCATGCTGCGCAAGGGTTTTCCCAAACTGATCATTGTCAACGGAGAATTGAATGAGCAGTATCAACCTTCCAACCCGGAACTCAAAGATGCTTTTGCCAAAGCTGATTTTATGCTGCACGGCTCCGGGCCTAGTGTGGTGGGTCATCTGGGATTGCACAGCTGGCGTAAGGCTACGGGAAAGCCCTACGGCCTCTATGGCGTCACCATTCAGGATATTGATCCCGATCTGGAAAATTTGCTTAAAGATGCTGCTTTCATTTATACCCGTGAAACCCACTCACTGGATAGATTGGCAGAGAAAGGTATTCAAGGTGAGCATACCGGTTTTACGCCTGATGCTACTTTTGCCATGCATTTGCTGGATGAGCAAAAAGCTCAAAAGTTTTTACAACAGCATAAGCTACAGGAGCGTCAGTTTATCTGCGTCATTCCACGCCTGCGAAAAACACCTTATTTCAAAATTTATCCCGATAGCGGATGGAGCCAGCAAGCTATTGACGAAGTCAATGCGCTCAATGAAAAACATAAGGAAAAAGACCATGCTAAAGCCCGGGAAGCCATGATTACGTATGTGCGTGAGACTGGCAATAAGGTTTTGGTTTGTCCCGAAATGACTTATCAACTGGATATCATGGACGAATTGCTCATTGATCCCTTACCAGAAGATGTCAGGAAAAATATAGTCAAACGGGATACTTACTGGCTGCCTGATGAAGCCAGCGCTATCTACAAACATGCTTTGGCAGTTGTCAGCTTTGAATGTCATTCACCCATCATGGCATTTGTCAACGGTACACCGGCTTTCTACCTGCGCCAGCCCGAAGATACCATCAAAGGACAAATGTGGTATGATATAGGTGTGGATGATTGGGTATTTGAGATAGAGGAAACCCAGGGAAAAGATATTACAAAACAGTTGATGAAAGTGCATGCCGATTTTGAAAGTGCGCATGCTTACCTGCAAAAAGCAATGAACTTTGTTAGACAGCGTCATCAGCAGACGATGCAGTTTGCCAATCAATCATTTTTGAAGACTTGA
- a CDS encoding FAD-dependent oxidoreductase: protein MKKLLLLGLAFFTLACSSTDSIQENNQSSEYDIVIYGATSGGIAAAIQASRMDKSVLLIEPYQRIGGMTTGGLGQTDIGNKSAIGGISREFYQNIRKYYEDSANWEWQDRQEYQDGGQTRTEEGEDAMWTFEPSAALDVYEEMIAAENIELVIGKKLNREEGVTKDGTSITQIEMEDGTTYRGKMFIDATYEGDLMAAAGVNYFVGREANSMYGETYNGVQLLEGHQFPDGIDPYVTPGDPESGLVWGISEAELAEQGSGDDLVQAYNFRICLTNDEENRIPITEPENYDASRYELLPRLIDAQPNVSSALQYFIWSKMPNDKTDINNRGGFSTDMINWSHDYPEASYEERDSIIRAHVDYTKGLLYFFATDSRIPASFREEISQWGYPKDEYEENGNWSPQLYVREARRLIGAYVMTQANCVGEEEINDPVGLAAYTMDSHNCQRIVVESMRGVPAGNRAQVKNEGNVEVGGFPPYPISYRAIIPKPEEATNLLVPVCLSASHIAFGSIRMEPVFMVLGQSAATAAAMAIDNQQPVQELDYSALRSKLEEDQQRLVHQN, encoded by the coding sequence ATGAAAAAACTACTCTTACTGGGACTGGCATTTTTTACCCTTGCCTGTTCATCAACCGACTCTATTCAGGAAAACAATCAATCATCCGAATATGATATCGTCATCTATGGCGCTACCTCTGGGGGCATCGCTGCTGCGATTCAGGCTTCCCGTATGGATAAATCTGTACTTCTAATTGAGCCTTACCAAAGAATAGGAGGGATGACTACCGGTGGTTTAGGCCAGACGGACATCGGAAACAAAAGTGCCATTGGAGGTATTTCCAGAGAGTTTTACCAGAATATCAGAAAGTATTACGAAGACTCGGCCAACTGGGAATGGCAGGACCGGCAGGAATACCAGGATGGCGGGCAGACCCGTACCGAGGAGGGAGAAGATGCGATGTGGACCTTTGAACCTTCCGCTGCGCTGGATGTGTATGAGGAAATGATCGCTGCTGAAAACATTGAACTGGTCATCGGTAAAAAGCTGAATCGGGAAGAGGGTGTGACCAAAGATGGTACGTCCATCACACAGATTGAAATGGAAGATGGTACGACTTACCGTGGAAAAATGTTCATTGATGCTACTTACGAAGGTGATCTGATGGCTGCTGCCGGAGTAAATTATTTTGTGGGTCGTGAGGCCAATAGCATGTACGGAGAAACCTATAACGGGGTACAACTGTTGGAAGGGCATCAGTTTCCCGATGGCATTGACCCCTATGTCACTCCTGGTGATCCTGAAAGTGGTCTAGTGTGGGGTATCTCTGAGGCGGAGTTGGCCGAACAGGGAAGTGGCGATGATCTGGTACAGGCTTATAATTTCCGCATCTGCCTGACCAATGATGAGGAAAACAGAATTCCCATCACCGAACCAGAAAATTATGATGCCTCCAGATATGAATTACTGCCTCGCCTGATTGATGCACAGCCGAATGTGAGTAGTGCTCTACAGTACTTTATCTGGAGTAAGATGCCCAATGATAAAACCGATATCAACAACCGGGGCGGCTTCTCAACCGACATGATCAACTGGAGCCATGATTATCCCGAGGCCAGTTACGAGGAGCGCGATTCCATCATCAGAGCGCATGTGGACTATACCAAAGGACTGCTTTATTTCTTTGCCACCGATTCCCGGATTCCTGCATCATTCAGGGAAGAAATCAGCCAGTGGGGCTATCCTAAAGATGAATATGAGGAAAATGGCAACTGGTCGCCACAGCTCTATGTGCGGGAAGCCCGCCGCCTGATCGGTGCATATGTGATGACACAAGCTAACTGTGTAGGCGAAGAGGAAATCAATGATCCGGTAGGACTGGCAGCTTATACCATGGACTCCCACAATTGCCAGCGAATTGTAGTAGAGAGCATGCGGGGTGTCCCGGCGGGGAACCGCGCCCAGGTAAAAAATGAAGGTAATGTGGAAGTAGGTGGCTTTCCGCCTTACCCGATTTCCTACCGTGCCATCATTCCCAAACCGGAAGAAGCTACCAATCTGCTGGTGCCGGTCTGTTTATCTGCCAGCCACATTGCTTTTGGTTCTATCCGCATGGAACCGGTGTTTATGGTGCTCGGACAATCCGCTGCTACTGCTGCTGCGATGGCCATTGATAACCAACAGCCTGTACAGGAGTTGGATTATTCAGCTTTGAGAAGTAAACTTGAGGAAGATCAGCAGCGATTGGTACATCAGAATTGA
- a CDS encoding sulfatase family protein, which translates to MNRNFRQLMKNIGIPLLVGFLLIHPCIAQQQPPNILLILADDLGYGDLQVYNNASLVPTPNLDQLAAQGIRLTNAYTPVSVCSPTRYSLMTGEYSWRSWKKSGVMANYEPSMIDSSQLTLPEMLQDAGYTTAGFGKWHLGTSFPTLDGQKPVGYGKFRADNNGENIDLSKAVYDGPMDHGFEHWLGFSCASECWILEDKKIMGAIGHDLYTIEATPNKEHIKTIPLEDYLPFITDSTLHFLKQYAEGEKAQPFFLYYAPYVPHIPLAVSQEFRGKTKAGLYGDYVHELDHYVGKVMDMLESLDLDENTIVLFASDNGSQFRGTSQEMDMTQASNSPAENQATTLAEDVHRPNGPLRGTKWSAWEGGVRTPFIARWPGHFPEGAVSDQLFALNDVMATLAALINYELSENNAVDSYNQLPLLLGKDQKIREEVVIQSSGNVLGLRSGKWKFIGEGNYQAEAGEPVGELYDLSKDISESNNLYLQDPELAEKLRARLQAMLKSEKTNGR; encoded by the coding sequence ATGAATAGAAATTTCAGACAGTTGATGAAAAACATTGGAATCCCGCTCCTGGTGGGTTTCCTTTTGATTCACCCTTGCATTGCGCAACAGCAGCCACCCAATATACTGCTCATACTGGCAGACGATCTGGGGTATGGTGATTTACAGGTATACAACAATGCATCCCTGGTGCCTACGCCCAATCTGGATCAACTCGCCGCTCAAGGCATTCGCCTTACCAATGCCTACACACCAGTATCGGTTTGTTCACCCACCCGCTACTCCCTGATGACCGGGGAATACTCCTGGAGAAGCTGGAAAAAGTCGGGCGTGATGGCCAATTATGAGCCTTCTATGATTGATTCCTCACAGCTTACGCTACCTGAAATGTTACAGGATGCTGGCTATACTACGGCTGGTTTTGGTAAATGGCACTTGGGCACCTCTTTCCCGACGCTGGATGGTCAGAAACCGGTAGGGTACGGAAAATTCAGGGCGGATAACAATGGAGAAAATATTGATTTAAGCAAAGCAGTATATGATGGGCCTATGGATCATGGCTTTGAGCATTGGCTGGGCTTCAGTTGTGCCAGCGAATGCTGGATACTGGAAGATAAAAAAATTATGGGAGCCATTGGCCACGATTTGTACACCATTGAGGCCACTCCTAATAAAGAGCATATCAAGACTATACCGCTGGAAGATTATCTGCCTTTCATCACCGATAGTACCTTGCATTTTTTGAAACAGTATGCCGAAGGAGAGAAAGCACAACCTTTTTTCCTTTATTATGCGCCTTATGTACCGCACATACCGCTGGCGGTCAGTCAGGAATTCAGAGGTAAGACCAAGGCTGGGCTGTACGGAGATTATGTACATGAGCTGGACCATTATGTAGGTAAAGTGATGGATATGCTGGAAAGTCTAGATCTGGATGAAAATACGATCGTCTTGTTTGCCAGCGATAATGGTTCACAATTTAGAGGCACCAGCCAGGAAATGGACATGACCCAGGCCAGCAATAGTCCGGCAGAGAATCAGGCCACTACTCTGGCAGAGGATGTTCATCGTCCCAATGGTCCTTTGAGAGGAACAAAATGGTCTGCCTGGGAAGGTGGTGTAAGAACACCTTTCATCGCCCGCTGGCCCGGCCATTTTCCCGAAGGAGCCGTTTCTGATCAGCTATTTGCGCTCAACGATGTAATGGCTACACTCGCTGCCCTTATCAACTATGAACTATCAGAAAACAATGCTGTGGACAGCTATAATCAACTTCCCCTGTTGCTGGGAAAGGATCAAAAAATCAGGGAGGAAGTCGTGATACAGTCCAGTGGCAATGTGCTGGGACTCAGGTCGGGAAAATGGAAATTTATTGGCGAAGGCAATTACCAAGCTGAAGCAGGTGAACCGGTAGGAGAACTTTACGACCTATCCAAAGACATTTCTGAAAGCAACAATCTTTATCTCCAGGATCCTGAATTAGCAGAAAAATTAAGGGCACGCTTGCAGGCTATGCTGAAAAGTGAAAAAACCAATGGCCGTTAA
- a CDS encoding FAD-dependent oxidoreductase, giving the protein MKYTFLKSLSPFLFLLLLLTLTFCSQQERPLGEAEQNENYEADVIVYGGTAAAVTAAVQVAKMGKSVIMVSPDIHLGGLSAGGLGFTDTGNKEVIGGLSREFYHKVYQEYQQPETWEWEKKEEFGNKGQGTVALDGENRTMWIFEPHIAEQAFEDFIKEHDIELYRDEWLNREDGVKTENGRISSFETLSGKVFQGKMFIDATYEGDLMAEAGVSYHVGREANSVYNEEWNGIQTGVLHHGHWFNKDISPYKVPGDLSSGLLPLISDEDPGEYGEGDDKIQAYCFRMCLSNHPDNRVSFPKPEGYDSSRYELLARVYENGWRETFNKFDLIPNRKTDTNNHGPVSTDYIGMNYDYPEASYERRQEIIKEHENYQKGLMYFTANDPRVPEEIRNEMQTWGLAKDEFTDNGNWPHQIYVREARRMIGDYVMTENDILDKRETPKSVGMGSYTMDSHNIQRYVKPDGFVQNEGDIGVKVPEPYEIAYGALVPKKEECENLLVPVCVSSSHIAFGSIRMEPVFMILGQSAATAAVQAIEDDIAVQDVDYEKLKTQLHEDDQRLTLDDNQLADR; this is encoded by the coding sequence ATGAAATATACTTTTTTGAAATCCTTAAGCCCATTTTTGTTCCTCCTGCTATTGTTGACCCTGACCTTCTGTTCGCAACAGGAACGTCCATTAGGTGAGGCTGAACAAAACGAAAACTATGAAGCCGATGTCATCGTCTATGGTGGCACTGCCGCAGCGGTGACTGCCGCAGTGCAGGTTGCCAAAATGGGCAAATCCGTCATCATGGTCTCGCCGGATATACACCTGGGTGGTTTAAGCGCTGGAGGGCTGGGTTTTACCGATACCGGTAACAAAGAAGTGATCGGTGGGCTTTCCAGAGAATTTTACCATAAAGTGTATCAGGAATACCAGCAACCAGAGACCTGGGAATGGGAGAAAAAGGAAGAGTTTGGCAACAAAGGACAGGGTACCGTAGCCCTGGATGGTGAAAACCGTACCATGTGGATTTTTGAACCCCACATTGCTGAGCAGGCTTTTGAAGATTTTATCAAGGAGCATGATATTGAGCTGTACCGGGATGAATGGCTGAATCGGGAAGACGGAGTAAAAACAGAAAACGGACGTATCAGCAGTTTTGAAACCTTGAGCGGAAAAGTTTTTCAGGGTAAAATGTTCATTGACGCTACTTACGAGGGTGATCTGATGGCGGAAGCCGGTGTGAGTTACCATGTGGGAAGAGAAGCCAACAGTGTGTACAATGAAGAATGGAATGGTATACAAACCGGAGTGCTCCATCACGGACACTGGTTTAACAAAGACATCAGTCCTTACAAAGTTCCCGGTGATTTATCCAGTGGATTGCTGCCCCTCATCTCGGATGAAGATCCCGGTGAGTATGGAGAAGGAGACGACAAAATTCAGGCCTACTGCTTTCGTATGTGTTTGTCTAACCATCCTGATAACCGTGTCTCTTTTCCTAAACCCGAAGGTTATGATTCCAGTCGCTATGAATTGCTGGCAAGGGTATACGAAAACGGCTGGAGAGAAACTTTCAACAAATTTGATTTAATCCCCAACCGGAAGACGGACACCAACAACCACGGGCCGGTCAGTACAGACTATATAGGCATGAACTATGACTATCCTGAAGCTTCTTACGAACGTCGCCAGGAGATCATCAAGGAACATGAAAACTACCAAAAAGGGCTGATGTATTTTACAGCCAACGATCCCAGGGTCCCTGAAGAAATCCGCAACGAGATGCAAACCTGGGGACTGGCCAAAGATGAGTTTACCGACAATGGCAACTGGCCCCACCAGATCTATGTACGCGAAGCCCGCCGTATGATAGGTGACTATGTAATGACAGAAAATGATATTCTGGACAAGAGAGAGACGCCCAAGTCAGTAGGCATGGGTTCCTATACCATGGATTCGCATAATATTCAGCGCTATGTCAAACCGGATGGATTTGTGCAGAATGAAGGGGATATTGGTGTGAAAGTGCCCGAACCCTACGAAATCGCCTACGGTGCTCTGGTACCCAAAAAAGAAGAGTGTGAAAACCTGCTGGTGCCGGTTTGTGTGTCCAGTTCCCACATCGCTTTTGGTTCAATTCGTATGGAGCCGGTATTCATGATCCTGGGACAAAGTGCTGCCACCGCTGCCGTGCAAGCGATTGAAGATGACATTGCAGTGCAGGATGTGGATTATGAAAAACTGAAAACCCAACTCCATGAAGACGACCAGAGACTTACATTGGATGACAATCAATTAGCTGACCGATAA
- a CDS encoding zinc-dependent alcohol dehydrogenase — MQAAYYLGNKSFQLREGEAILPQEGEVQLKVAYCGVCGTDVHIYHGAMDKRVRIPQVIGHEVSATVSAVGPGVSGIEVGDQVAVRPLQRGAVDPSDNEQHHIGKNLKFIGIDTAGGMQSYWNVPAYTLHKLPENLSLEHGALIEPLAVACHDVRLSQLKTGEKAVVIGGGPIGMLVAMVAKHHGAQVLISEVNEHRLELAKTMDFEIVNPAKESLEEKVHTFTSGAMADVAFEVSGSQAGVDAMTQVLRARGRAVMVAIHPQPRQVDLFRFFWRELQLIGVRVYEAEDFEEAIQLAASGKLELEKLITQVSPLADVQKVFEAIDSNPAGMKYLLQI; from the coding sequence TTGCAAGCAGCATATTATTTAGGAAACAAATCCTTTCAACTCAGAGAAGGAGAAGCTATCCTTCCCCAGGAAGGTGAGGTTCAACTCAAAGTAGCCTACTGCGGTGTGTGCGGTACCGATGTACACATCTACCACGGTGCCATGGACAAGCGGGTACGGATTCCGCAGGTGATCGGCCATGAAGTGTCTGCTACAGTGTCAGCAGTAGGTCCGGGCGTGTCAGGCATTGAAGTAGGGGATCAAGTAGCTGTGCGTCCGCTGCAAAGAGGAGCGGTGGACCCTTCGGATAATGAGCAGCACCATATTGGTAAAAATCTCAAATTCATCGGCATTGATACTGCCGGAGGTATGCAAAGTTACTGGAATGTGCCTGCCTATACTCTCCACAAACTGCCTGAAAATCTTTCCCTGGAGCATGGCGCACTCATTGAACCTCTGGCGGTAGCCTGCCACGATGTACGTCTCAGCCAATTGAAGACAGGAGAAAAGGCTGTAGTCATCGGCGGTGGACCCATCGGCATGCTGGTCGCGATGGTGGCCAAACATCATGGGGCGCAGGTTTTGATCTCCGAAGTGAATGAACATCGCCTGGAATTGGCCAAAACCATGGATTTTGAGATAGTGAATCCTGCGAAGGAATCGCTGGAAGAAAAAGTACACACTTTTACCTCAGGCGCTATGGCTGATGTGGCTTTTGAAGTCTCAGGAAGTCAGGCGGGCGTGGATGCCATGACGCAGGTATTGCGGGCCAGGGGAAGAGCCGTGATGGTAGCTATCCATCCCCAGCCCCGGCAGGTAGACCTCTTCCGTTTTTTCTGGCGTGAGCTGCAACTCATTGGCGTGCGGGTCTACGAAGCAGAAGACTTTGAAGAAGCCATACAACTGGCGGCTTCCGGCAAGCTTGAGCTGGAAAAGCTGATCACCCAGGTTTCTCCTTTGGCCGATGTGCAAAAGGTGTTTGAAGCCATAGACAGCAATCCGGCCGGCATGAAGTATTTATTACAAATCTGA
- a CDS encoding RagB/SusD family nutrient uptake outer membrane protein yields MKNILLLLTLFLMVGCDDYLEEEPVSFLSDAQFYQTENDAIAAVNAAYQPFATNAYYGQQFFVQVEMKAEYCLGRGSHQPPGVYQLDQGNIERIAGIWRMAYLSINRANATLARVPAIEMDEDLKTRVLAEAHFVRALNYFNLVRLWGPVPLQQEEISTIVPFSFPRTPVDAIYDLIMDDLEQAEQGLRTKSEQSAPAELFRATLGAAQTLLAHVYLTRERYEEALAKAQEVMVSGEYSLEPDLLAIYDVNSQTNSEEVFSIKFSRIDGLGSGMPPFIHNANAGYSSSGFRTILGNTNSFLSSWDADDLRRNLNLYNTPFDSTFLTASEPILFKKYIDSEAQGNHGNDFPVYRLPDAMYMYAEADIRSDGTLSAQGLEYINMIRRRAYGQDINTPDPAVDFASGLSSEEYLDIIFDERGKEFMLEDKRWFDMLRYDRVEALLTASGFTYSPNVLLWPIPQEEIDNNEALTQADQNPGY; encoded by the coding sequence ATGAAAAATATATTACTTCTGCTCACCCTGTTCCTGATGGTCGGTTGCGATGATTATCTGGAAGAAGAACCTGTTTCCTTTTTGTCTGATGCGCAATTTTATCAGACGGAAAATGATGCCATAGCGGCTGTCAATGCTGCTTATCAACCTTTTGCTACTAATGCGTATTACGGACAACAGTTTTTTGTACAGGTAGAAATGAAAGCAGAATACTGTCTGGGCAGAGGTTCTCATCAACCTCCGGGAGTATACCAGCTGGATCAGGGCAATATCGAGCGCATTGCCGGTATCTGGAGAATGGCTTATCTGTCCATCAACCGGGCAAATGCTACGCTGGCAAGGGTTCCGGCCATAGAAATGGATGAGGATTTGAAAACCAGAGTGCTGGCCGAAGCACATTTTGTACGTGCCTTAAACTATTTCAATCTGGTGCGCCTCTGGGGGCCGGTACCCCTGCAACAGGAAGAGATTTCTACCATTGTCCCTTTTTCCTTTCCCCGTACTCCGGTTGATGCGATTTATGATCTCATCATGGATGATTTGGAGCAGGCAGAGCAGGGCCTGAGGACAAAATCAGAGCAAAGTGCTCCTGCCGAACTGTTCAGAGCGACCCTGGGTGCTGCACAGACCTTGCTGGCCCATGTGTATCTGACCCGTGAGCGCTATGAGGAAGCCCTGGCAAAAGCACAGGAGGTCATGGTATCGGGTGAATATTCCCTGGAACCGGACCTGCTGGCCATTTATGACGTAAACAGCCAGACGAACTCAGAAGAAGTATTTTCTATCAAATTCTCCAGAATTGATGGCCTGGGCAGTGGTATGCCTCCTTTTATTCACAATGCCAACGCTGGCTATTCCTCTTCCGGTTTTAGGACCATTTTAGGGAATACCAATTCTTTTCTTTCCAGCTGGGATGCTGACGACCTGCGCAGAAACCTGAACCTGTACAATACTCCTTTTGATTCTACTTTTCTGACCGCCAGCGAACCTATACTGTTTAAAAAATACATTGACAGCGAAGCCCAGGGTAATCATGGCAATGACTTTCCTGTCTACAGATTGCCCGATGCGATGTACATGTACGCAGAAGCCGACATTCGCAGTGATGGAACTTTATCTGCTCAGGGTCTGGAGTATATCAACATGATCCGTCGCAGAGCTTATGGTCAGGATATCAACACCCCTGATCCGGCTGTGGATTTTGCTTCCGGCTTATCGTCCGAAGAATATCTGGACATCATTTTTGACGAAAGAGGGAAAGAGTTTATGCTGGAAGATAAGCGCTGGTTTGATATGCTGCGTTATGATCGGGTAGAAGCGTTGTTGACAGCTTCGGGCTTTACCTATTCGCCCAATGTGCTGCTCTGGCCTATCCCGCAGGAAGAAATTGACAACAACGAAGCCCTTACACAAGCAGATCAAAATCCCGGTTACTGA
- a CDS encoding SDR family oxidoreductase, protein MNVLELFRLDGKTAMVTGCKRGIGKAMAIGLAEAGADIIGVSASLEKLGSEVEKAVKGLGRKFSAYQCDFSDRNSLYQFIKEVKEEHPQIDILINNAGTILRNPAAEHSDAYWDEVIEVNLNAQFILSRELGKEMVQRGSGKIIFTASLLTFQGGITVPGYAASKGAIGQLTKALSNEWASKGVNVNAIAPGYIATDNTAALRANEERNQAISARIPAGRWGVPDDFKGVTVFLASQAGSYVHGEIVTVDGGWMGR, encoded by the coding sequence ATGAACGTACTGGAATTATTTCGTCTGGATGGCAAGACCGCCATGGTCACCGGATGCAAGCGAGGCATTGGCAAAGCCATGGCGATTGGTCTGGCTGAAGCCGGAGCGGATATCATCGGCGTCTCTGCCTCCCTGGAAAAACTGGGTAGCGAAGTAGAGAAAGCAGTCAAAGGATTGGGTAGAAAGTTTTCTGCCTACCAATGTGATTTTAGTGACCGGAATTCTCTCTATCAGTTTATCAAAGAAGTAAAAGAGGAGCATCCACAAATAGATATTTTGATCAACAATGCAGGAACCATTCTCCGCAATCCGGCTGCCGAGCATTCTGATGCTTATTGGGATGAGGTGATAGAAGTGAACCTGAATGCACAGTTTATCCTGAGTCGTGAGTTAGGCAAAGAGATGGTACAAAGAGGTAGCGGAAAGATCATCTTCACAGCTTCGCTGCTTACTTTTCAGGGAGGGATTACCGTGCCCGGCTATGCCGCCAGCAAAGGTGCCATAGGACAGTTAACCAAAGCTTTGTCCAATGAGTGGGCAAGCAAAGGCGTCAATGTGAACGCCATCGCTCCGGGCTATATCGCTACCGACAATACGGCTGCCTTACGTGCCAATGAAGAAAGAAACCAGGCCATCTCGGCGCGTATTCCTGCCGGACGCTGGGGGGTGCCGGATGATTTTAAAGGAGTCACAGTCTTTCTGGCCTCGCAGGCGGGTTCCTATGTGCATGGAGAGATCGTCACCGTTGACGGTGGCTGGATGGGAAGATAA
- a CDS encoding VOC family protein has protein sequence MKDFFSGIDHPAVAVKDVDASAEWYCKVLGYEKQFRDDKPVWILKAPDGSLIEIMPVDQTPRPDRTTWTPGWSHVALRVKDIAQAIEALDQHQVKWQGEMVEAIGGGKVRSFSDPDGNMLQVVQR, from the coding sequence ATGAAAGATTTTTTTTCCGGAATAGACCATCCAGCCGTAGCCGTTAAAGATGTAGATGCCTCTGCCGAGTGGTATTGCAAGGTGCTGGGCTACGAAAAGCAGTTCCGCGATGACAAGCCGGTATGGATACTCAAAGCGCCCGATGGCAGCCTCATTGAAATCATGCCGGTGGACCAAACTCCTCGTCCTGACCGCACTACCTGGACTCCCGGCTGGTCGCATGTGGCTTTGAGGGTGAAAGATATTGCACAGGCCATTGAGGCTTTGGATCAGCATCAGGTGAAGTGGCAGGGAGAAATGGTAGAAGCAATCGGTGGGGGTAAAGTACGCTCTTTCTCCGATCCTGATGGCAACATGCTACAAGTCGTCCAACGCTGA